The following are encoded in a window of Thermoproteota archaeon genomic DNA:
- a CDS encoding ribosome assembly factor SBDS, which translates to MVDVTVVRYSFEGEKFEILVKPDPALDFKLGKKKDISSVLVSDEIYTDSGKGTKPSTEKLLKAFKTEDTAIIAEKILTKGELNLTTDQRRKMIEEKRKQIVEHIAKTYVDPRSHLPHPPLRIEQAMKDARISIDPQKNSDEQIKDIVEKLRSVIPLKSENLKLEIIVPAQYAAQSYSVLKSVGSLKKEDWLANGSLKAILEIPAAARPNVIDRLGSITKGTATVEVQL; encoded by the coding sequence ATGGTAGACGTAACTGTTGTAAGGTACTCATTTGAGGGCGAAAAGTTTGAAATTCTGGTAAAGCCGGATCCTGCACTAGATTTTAAGCTTGGAAAAAAGAAGGATATCTCATCGGTATTAGTATCTGATGAAATTTACACTGATTCTGGAAAAGGTACAAAACCATCCACTGAAAAATTGCTCAAAGCTTTCAAAACTGAAGATACTGCCATAATAGCAGAAAAAATCCTCACAAAAGGAGAACTAAATCTTACCACTGATCAGCGCAGAAAGATGATTGAAGAAAAACGCAAACAAATTGTTGAGCATATTGCAAAAACATACGTTGATCCTCGCTCGCATCTTCCTCATCCTCCACTTAGAATTGAACAAGCAATGAAGGATGCCAGAATCTCTATAGATCCTCAAAAAAATTCTGATGAGCAGATCAAAGATATTGTAGAAAAATTACGTAGTGTCATTCCATTAAAATCTGAAAATTTGAAATTAGAAATTATTGTCCCTGCCCAATATGCAGCTCAATCATATTCTGTCTTAAAGTCAGTTGGTAGTTTGAAAAAAGAAGATTGGCTTGCAAATGGTTCACTCAAAGCAATACTTGAAATACCGGCGGCAGCAAGGCCCAACGTGATAGATAGATTAGGCTCAATTACAAAGGGTACTGCTACAGTAGAGGTTCAATTATAA
- a CDS encoding RNA-binding protein → MENTKRKYVIPGDVITSGPYRPDQNVTLEGKNIVATTIGISEIYDDTVRVIPLTGMYLPKINDLVIGKVISHTSLSWELDINSCYVGFLPAQDVFGRDFSAHADELTSRLDKGDLVAARIANFDRTRDPLITIADRELGKIESGELIAISASKVPRLIGKRGTMIQTIEMATGATITIGQNGWVVVTCDDPNGLLKAKKAIRMVDEQAHIANLTDKVKSMLESKGE, encoded by the coding sequence ATGGAAAATACAAAGCGAAAATATGTTATTCCTGGCGATGTAATCACTTCAGGACCATATCGACCAGATCAAAATGTCACACTAGAGGGAAAAAATATTGTAGCAACAACAATAGGAATTTCTGAAATCTATGATGACACTGTTAGAGTCATACCACTTACCGGAATGTATCTTCCAAAGATCAATGATCTGGTAATTGGCAAAGTAATTTCTCATACATCATTATCATGGGAGCTTGATATCAACTCCTGTTATGTGGGATTTTTGCCAGCCCAGGATGTTTTTGGCAGAGACTTTTCTGCACATGCAGATGAATTAACTTCTAGACTTGACAAGGGTGATCTTGTTGCTGCTAGAATTGCAAATTTTGATAGAACACGTGATCCATTAATTACAATTGCAGACAGAGAACTTGGAAAAATTGAATCAGGAGAACTGATTGCAATCTCTGCAAGCAAAGTCCCAAGATTAATTGGAAAAAGAGGTACCATGATTCAAACAATAGAGATGGCTACTGGTGCTACTATTACAATTGGACAAAATGGTTGGGTTGTAGTAACCTGTGATGATCCCAATGGGTTATTAAAGGCCAAAAAAGCAATTCGAATGGTGGACGAACAAGCACATATTGCAAATCTCACTGATAAAGTGAAATCAATGCTAGAATCAAAAGGTGAATAA
- a CDS encoding exosome complex exonuclease Rrp41 — MGGRDTEVVLLDENGIRCDGRKINEPRRIMIKAGVLKNANGSAYIEFGDNKILAGVYGPRDVHPKHMSNTDTGILRCRYHMQPFSVTERKNPAPSRREIEISKVIKEALEPAVMLDKFPRTAVDVFIEVLQADGGSRCAALDAASVALADAGIPMRDMVSACAAGKVADTIVLDVNNEEDQAGQADMPVGYMPNLEKITLLQLDGVLTPEEYKKCVQTGIDGCKLVYEIQKKALTDKYFAGGNE; from the coding sequence ATGGGTGGAAGAGATACTGAAGTAGTACTATTAGATGAAAATGGCATTCGTTGTGATGGAAGAAAGATTAACGAGCCAAGAAGAATTATGATAAAGGCCGGTGTTTTAAAAAATGCCAATGGTTCTGCCTACATTGAATTTGGAGACAACAAAATTTTGGCTGGCGTTTATGGACCAAGAGATGTACATCCAAAACACATGTCAAATACTGATACAGGAATTTTAAGATGCAGATATCACATGCAGCCATTCTCTGTCACTGAGAGAAAAAACCCTGCACCTTCTAGAAGAGAAATTGAAATTTCCAAAGTCATCAAAGAGGCACTAGAGCCTGCAGTAATGTTGGATAAATTCCCAAGAACTGCAGTTGATGTATTCATTGAAGTATTACAAGCTGATGGAGGTTCACGCTGTGCAGCATTAGATGCAGCATCTGTTGCATTAGCAGATGCAGGAATTCCAATGCGAGATATGGTTTCAGCGTGTGCAGCTGGAAAGGTTGCTGATACTATAGTTTTAGATGTAAATAATGAAGAGGATCAAGCAGGTCAAGCAGATATGCCAGTAGGCTATATGCCAAATCTAGAAAAAATTACTCTTTTACAACTTGATGGTGTATTAACTCCAGAAGAATACAAAAAATGTGTTCAAACTGGAATCGATGGTTGCAAACTAGTTTACGAAATTCAGAAAAAAGCTTTAACTGACAAATATTTTGCTGGGGGAAATGAATAA
- a CDS encoding exosome complex protein Rrp42, which produces MGHTSIIDDLKKKSILELLEQGKRIDGRSLEEVRPLDIEIGAIPKANGSARVRLGDTEVISGVKIQPDRPFPDMGDKGIFICTAEVLPVAHPSVETGPPNEDVIELARVVDRGIRESHMIDLSQLVIEKDKSVVGVFADNSVIDYAGNLFDACSYATTAALLSSKTPKWEMQNDSPKLVEGAESDVPITTIPVSVTMAKIGDYIVVDPNADEWDCMDARITITTDSDGNICALQKGGHDGFRHEELIKCGELSVSIGKKIRETLKQAKQGSQ; this is translated from the coding sequence ATGGGACATACTTCTATCATTGATGATCTAAAAAAGAAATCTATTTTGGAATTACTTGAACAAGGAAAAAGAATTGATGGACGTTCACTTGAAGAAGTTCGACCACTAGATATCGAAATAGGAGCGATTCCAAAAGCAAACGGTTCTGCAAGAGTAAGATTAGGTGATACCGAAGTTATTTCTGGTGTAAAGATTCAACCCGATAGACCTTTTCCTGATATGGGAGACAAAGGAATTTTCATTTGTACTGCTGAAGTTTTACCAGTGGCACACCCATCTGTTGAAACAGGTCCACCAAATGAAGATGTAATTGAACTTGCAAGAGTTGTAGATAGAGGAATTAGAGAAAGCCACATGATTGATTTGTCTCAACTAGTTATTGAGAAAGATAAATCCGTAGTTGGCGTATTTGCCGATAACAGTGTAATCGATTATGCCGGCAATCTCTTTGATGCATGCTCTTATGCAACAACTGCTGCATTATTATCTAGTAAGACCCCAAAATGGGAGATGCAAAATGATTCCCCAAAACTTGTAGAAGGGGCTGAATCTGATGTACCGATAACTACTATTCCAGTTTCAGTTACTATGGCTAAAATTGGTGATTATATCGTAGTTGACCCAAACGCTGATGAATGGGATTGCATGGATGCTAGAATCACAATTACTACTGATTCTGATGGAAATATCTGTGCACTCCAAAAGGGAGGTCATGATGGATTTAGGCATGAGGAGCTCATAAAATGTGGAGAATTATCTGTCTCAATCGGTAAAAAAATAAGGGAAACTCTTAAACAAGCAAAACAAGGCAGTCAATAA
- a CDS encoding 50S ribosomal protein L37: protein MAKKKSMKGLGARYGIKPRKQYTQVHLMLKEKRTCPDCGSKKLGREAVGIWKCQKCGFKIAGTAYDVKL from the coding sequence ATGGCCAAAAAGAAATCAATGAAAGGGTTAGGTGCTCGATATGGAATCAAGCCAAGAAAACAATACACCCAAGTTCACTTGATGCTTAAAGAAAAAAGAACATGTCCTGACTGTGGTTCAAAAAAGCTTGGCAGAGAAGCCGTTGGAATCTGGAAATGCCAGAAATGTGGTTTTAAAATTGCTGGAACAGCATACGATGTCAAACTTTAA
- a CDS encoding prefoldin subunit beta: MSSGQQMPPWLQEQLMKMQQSQQNLQSIMAQKQQLDMEIAETDKALEELKKVSDDDTVYKHAGSILIKSVKKDLIAELEEKKELANTRTTVLAKQRTRIEESLKEQEAKITEMMKGGQSGTKPQPSSKPQDSK, translated from the coding sequence ATGTCTTCAGGTCAACAAATGCCTCCATGGTTACAAGAACAATTAATGAAGATGCAACAATCTCAACAAAATTTGCAATCAATCATGGCACAAAAACAACAATTAGACATGGAAATTGCTGAAACAGACAAGGCCCTAGAAGAATTAAAAAAAGTAAGTGATGATGACACTGTTTACAAACATGCAGGCTCAATTCTTATAAAATCAGTCAAAAAGGATTTGATTGCAGAGCTAGAAGAGAAAAAAGAGCTTGCAAACACTAGGACTACTGTACTAGCTAAACAAAGAACTAGAATTGAAGAAAGTCTAAAAGAACAGGAAGCAAAGATTACTGAAATGATGAAGGGCGGTCAATCCGGTACAAAGCCTCAACCTTCAAGTAAACCTCAAGACTCCAAATAA
- a CDS encoding heavy metal resistance protein CzcA, with amino-acid sequence MNKLTKTNFVNLSNLRIVVDERERKSGIPDLLKQVGINTEIKTLPIGDYIVAPETVVERKSLHDLLSSVFDGRLFDQCSRLKEHFQFPVILMEGNLDEIDEITDNPLIFYGAVSSVALDFKIPIIPTPSATHTVKLLISMCSRKDATKGPFLKKIKKSNDTQRQQLSALCSLPGVGEKLAIRMLEKFGTPLRVFNATTADLSKVEGLGDSRAKKIKKMLETQSNHIKSSNQKTLHDS; translated from the coding sequence ATTAACAAATTAACCAAAACCAATTTTGTGAATCTATCCAATTTACGCATTGTAGTTGATGAGCGAGAACGCAAAAGTGGTATTCCTGATCTGTTAAAACAAGTGGGAATCAACACTGAAATCAAAACCTTACCCATTGGTGATTATATCGTTGCACCAGAAACAGTTGTAGAGAGAAAAAGCCTTCATGATTTACTATCATCTGTCTTTGATGGTAGATTATTTGATCAATGCAGCCGACTAAAAGAGCATTTCCAGTTTCCAGTGATTCTCATGGAGGGAAATCTTGATGAGATTGATGAAATAACTGATAATCCACTGATATTTTATGGTGCAGTATCTAGTGTCGCACTAGATTTTAAAATTCCAATTATCCCTACTCCTAGTGCAACTCATACGGTGAAATTACTTATCTCAATGTGTTCTCGAAAAGATGCAACAAAGGGACCATTTCTTAAAAAAATAAAAAAATCAAATGATACCCAGAGACAACAACTTTCTGCTTTGTGCAGCTTACCTGGTGTTGGAGAGAAACTTGCAATAAGAATGCTTGAAAAATTTGGAACTCCGCTTAGAGTCTTTAATGCAACAACAGCAGATCTCTCAAAGGTTGAAGGATTGGGTGATTCAAGAGCAAAGAAGATTAAAAAAATGTTAGAAACTCAAAGTAATCATATCAAATCTTCAAATCAAAAAACCTTACACGACTCTTAA
- a CDS encoding sulfurtransferase: protein MLVSPEWLKDHIDDSELIILDTRPKVSFTYGHIPNSQSLTIEQVIRFDQNGSHLVADEKNIVEIFSSLGIDESKTVVLCGEYMDPSVARIAWTFLYFGHEKTKILDHGINTLTQFGIELTRKLYNVTPSKFSSKVNHHLQIDADNILKNLEKIVLLDARSTQEFMGGHLPNAILIPFTDGIGTNGKMFSDKATLEKLFQERQIPNDNEIVCYCMHGHRASSLFYQLRIAGYDKVKVYDGSFVDWNGRRLALD, encoded by the coding sequence GTGCTAGTTTCACCAGAATGGCTAAAAGATCACATTGATGATTCTGAACTAATTATTCTTGATACCCGACCAAAAGTCTCTTTCACGTATGGTCATATACCCAACTCACAGTCACTGACAATCGAGCAGGTAATCAGATTTGATCAAAATGGTTCACACCTTGTTGCAGATGAAAAAAACATTGTAGAAATTTTTAGCTCATTAGGAATTGATGAATCAAAAACAGTTGTACTGTGTGGAGAATACATGGATCCTTCTGTTGCAAGAATAGCTTGGACATTTCTATACTTTGGTCATGAAAAAACCAAAATTTTGGATCATGGAATTAACACTCTTACACAATTTGGTATTGAGCTTACAAGAAAGTTATACAATGTAACTCCTTCAAAATTTTCTTCAAAGGTAAACCATCATTTACAAATTGATGCCGATAACATCTTGAAAAATTTGGAAAAGATTGTATTGTTGGATGCTAGATCCACTCAAGAATTCATGGGTGGACATTTACCAAATGCCATATTGATTCCATTTACTGATGGGATAGGAACAAACGGTAAGATGTTCTCTGATAAAGCAACTCTCGAAAAACTATTCCAAGAAAGACAAATTCCAAATGATAATGAAATCGTTTGTTATTGCATGCATGGACATAGGGCATCGAGCCTATTTTATCAATTAAGAATTGCCGGTTATGATAAAGTCAAAGTATATGATGGCTCATTCGTTGACTGGAATGGAAGGCGACTTGCCCTTGATTAG
- a CDS encoding nucleotide-binding protein: MDFKIVDASAFYAGIPFGTLDACHTTTLVYDEIKHIKQNQDALGTLLETGRLQIRDPEKNTLDFILKKAKETGDLQQLSKQDISVLALCYELKGELITDDYAISNVSENLGVKVSPIMTSGIKDVGKWIHYCSGCEKSFQKGVECPQCGNPLKRKLIKGKSPSIPVNE; this comes from the coding sequence TTGGATTTTAAAATTGTAGACGCCAGCGCGTTTTACGCCGGCATTCCATTTGGCACGCTAGATGCATGTCATACCACTACATTGGTGTATGATGAAATTAAACACATAAAACAAAATCAAGATGCTTTAGGAACTCTGTTAGAGACAGGTAGATTACAGATTAGAGATCCTGAAAAAAATACATTAGACTTTATTCTAAAAAAAGCAAAAGAGACAGGAGATCTTCAGCAGTTATCTAAACAAGACATCTCTGTTCTAGCATTATGTTATGAATTGAAAGGAGAGTTAATCACAGATGATTATGCAATTTCAAATGTTTCTGAAAATCTTGGTGTGAAGGTTTCCCCAATTATGACTTCGGGAATAAAAGATGTGGGAAAATGGATTCATTATTGTTCAGGATGTGAAAAGAGTTTTCAGAAGGGAGTAGAGTGTCCACAGTGTGGTAATCCATTGAAGAGAAAGCTAATCAAGGGCAAGTCGCCTTCCATTCCAGTCAACGAATGA
- a CDS encoding NAD(+)/NADH kinase: MKLNKVAVVSKFGSKESEDAATRVSKKFLSKKSTVFTIAPVKLEGTKQVDTIEELKKEKLDLVVTLGGDGTTLRAFRQLRNEVPVLTINVGGNRGILSEITIDELDTAINQMLAGKIILEKRTRVVASCAGKEFPPALNEIYINRTNLTKTAEFEIKFQNDTVKQKMDGVIIATPSGSTGHSFSLGGPILHESLDVLIITPVAPVYRLESIVVPDEKVEIICSHDCNVVMDAQVVKSAGFGEPITIKKYNKHAVFVRLKKRGLRQMSKLGF; the protein is encoded by the coding sequence TTGAAATTAAACAAAGTTGCAGTTGTTAGTAAATTCGGCTCAAAGGAGTCTGAAGATGCTGCAACCAGGGTATCAAAAAAATTCCTTTCAAAAAAATCAACAGTGTTTACTATTGCGCCAGTAAAACTAGAAGGCACAAAACAAGTGGACACCATAGAGGAGTTAAAAAAAGAGAAACTTGACCTTGTTGTAACATTAGGCGGAGACGGAACTACGTTGAGGGCCTTTAGACAACTACGAAACGAAGTTCCTGTTTTGACCATTAATGTAGGTGGGAATAGGGGCATTCTATCAGAGATTACGATTGATGAATTAGACACTGCAATAAACCAGATGCTTGCAGGAAAGATAATTCTAGAAAAAAGAACCAGAGTAGTTGCTTCCTGTGCTGGAAAGGAATTTCCACCGGCTCTAAATGAGATTTACATCAATAGAACAAACTTGACCAAGACTGCAGAATTTGAGATAAAATTCCAAAACGACACCGTAAAACAGAAGATGGATGGAGTAATAATTGCAACACCCAGTGGTTCAACTGGACATTCGTTTTCACTTGGAGGACCAATTCTACATGAAAGCCTTGATGTACTAATCATCACACCTGTTGCCCCAGTGTACAGACTAGAATCAATTGTAGTTCCAGATGAAAAGGTAGAGATCATTTGTTCTCATGATTGCAATGTTGTAATGGATGCACAAGTTGTAAAATCTGCAGGTTTTGGTGAACCAATAACCATTAAAAAGTATAATAAACACGCAGTCTTTGTTAGACTAAAAAAGCGTGGATTAAGGCAAATGAGTAAACTTGGATTTTAA
- a CDS encoding sulfurtransferase, with the protein MSYAHPEVLVDTEWVSNNPPNEKRRLVEVDYDPENGYRKGHIKGASLIWWKRDINDPLTRDIIDKKKFEELMSKNGITPDSEVILYGDFNNWFAAFVFWVFKYYGHENIKIMNGGRKKWELENKQYTTEEPQITNTKYTASPPDEGLRAYLYDVRRALDRHDTVMVDVRSPKEFTGEITAPPEYPMEHAQRGGHIPRANNIPWATAVNDADGTFKSVAELKQNYEPKGVTSDKDVICYCRIGERSSHSWFVLKYLLGYPRVRNYDGSWTEWGNMIGNPVEK; encoded by the coding sequence ATGAGTTACGCACATCCTGAAGTTTTAGTTGATACAGAATGGGTATCAAATAATCCTCCAAATGAAAAAAGACGTTTAGTAGAAGTTGATTATGATCCTGAAAATGGATATAGAAAAGGTCACATTAAAGGTGCAAGTTTAATTTGGTGGAAGAGAGACATCAATGATCCTCTTACTAGAGATATTATCGATAAGAAAAAATTTGAAGAATTAATGTCAAAAAATGGAATCACTCCAGACTCTGAAGTCATTCTTTATGGTGATTTTAATAATTGGTTTGCAGCTTTTGTGTTTTGGGTATTCAAGTATTATGGACATGAGAATATCAAAATTATGAATGGCGGACGCAAAAAATGGGAATTAGAAAATAAACAATACACCACTGAAGAACCACAAATTACTAACACAAAATACACTGCTAGTCCCCCTGATGAAGGCTTGCGTGCATACCTATATGATGTTCGACGTGCACTAGACAGACACGACACTGTAATGGTTGATGTTCGTTCTCCAAAAGAGTTTACAGGTGAGATTACTGCTCCTCCAGAATATCCAATGGAGCATGCACAGCGTGGTGGACATATTCCTAGAGCAAATAACATACCATGGGCAACTGCAGTTAATGATGCAGATGGGACATTCAAATCTGTAGCAGAGCTAAAACAAAACTATGAACCAAAAGGTGTTACTTCAGATAAAGACGTAATTTGTTATTGTAGAATTGGTGAGCGTTCCTCACATTCTTGGTTTGTCTTAAAGTATCTGCTAGGTTATCCTAGAGTTAGAAACTATGATGGTTCATGGACTGAATGGGGTAACATGATTGGAAACCCAGTCGAAAAATAA
- a CDS encoding 4Fe-4S dicluster domain-containing protein produces the protein MSLLLKDRVYTMESPTAKRGVYPLHGYKLGLYRLPIKLEDPAEIKSVHDGMKKTFEMDTYADRIYATYKWKEQNMEDPDAAGYEEVELSVTVEVVTGEVVDIIYQIFPIEKFGDPQWVKDYRKKADHFAKMMIDTILRNTILADKMIESMSKSEKISLAAAMEKLEEMTPLAKIVPNGKPKPKVAAPEGQPQAASAEEEVVEIPDGAKPGPIDVEYKSHMPASAPFKVEATGHTIKTWGRKGTDNGIMGVWGEFVSVDYDICIADGACIDACPVQVYEWFDFPGNPASEKKPLMSKEPDCIFCLACEGVCPPKAIKIFENKG, from the coding sequence ATGTCATTATTGCTTAAGGATCGCGTTTACACAATGGAGTCACCCACTGCAAAACGTGGTGTATATCCTTTACATGGTTACAAATTAGGTTTGTATAGATTACCAATTAAACTCGAAGATCCTGCCGAAATAAAGTCTGTTCATGATGGCATGAAAAAGACCTTTGAGATGGATACCTATGCTGACAGAATCTATGCTACATACAAATGGAAAGAACAAAACATGGAGGATCCAGATGCAGCAGGATACGAAGAAGTCGAGCTAAGTGTTACAGTCGAAGTTGTGACAGGAGAAGTCGTAGATATTATTTATCAAATATTCCCAATTGAAAAATTCGGAGACCCACAATGGGTTAAAGATTACAGAAAGAAGGCAGATCATTTTGCAAAGATGATGATTGACACTATTCTTAGAAATACAATTCTTGCTGACAAAATGATTGAATCAATGTCAAAGTCTGAAAAAATTTCACTTGCAGCTGCGATGGAAAAACTAGAAGAGATGACTCCTCTTGCAAAAATCGTTCCAAACGGAAAACCAAAACCAAAGGTTGCTGCACCAGAAGGACAACCACAAGCTGCATCTGCAGAAGAGGAAGTAGTTGAAATTCCAGATGGTGCAAAACCAGGACCAATTGATGTTGAATACAAATCACACATGCCAGCTTCAGCACCATTCAAGGTAGAAGCAACAGGTCATACGATCAAAACTTGGGGAAGAAAAGGAACTGACAATGGCATCATGGGTGTTTGGGGAGAATTTGTCTCAGTTGATTATGATATTTGCATTGCAGATGGAGCATGCATTGATGCATGTCCTGTTCAAGTCTATGAATGGTTTGATTTTCCTGGAAATCCCGCATCTGAGAAAAAACCATTAATGTCAAAAGAACCTGATTGTATCTTTTGTCTTGCATGTGAAGGTGTTTGCCCTCCAAAAGCAATCAAGATCTTTGAAAACAAAGGCTAA
- a CDS encoding glycosyltransferase, which yields MGANPFTQLVFDLFIIAAILITAYTANFYYLAFLSSKRKDALGVMVSDEPTITVQLPIYNEKYVAARLVNAVCAMDYPKEKMRIMVLDDSDDDTVELLGNLVEERKKEGFQIEHVRRGTRSGYKAGALKHAMKSTDTELVAIFDADFIPPRWFLKKAIPHFVTSNIGLIQCRWGHVNENYSAITQAQALSLDFHFLIEQKAKSNSHLFMNFNGTAGIWRRECIEDAGGWHTATLVEDLDLSYRAQMKGWKCLFLPDIVVDAELPVQMNAAKRQQFRWAKGSIQCAIKLLGEIALKRKIAIEAKIQAFIQLTRHIVFPLMLVQFLSLPVLLAANMNLYVVSFLPALTIAAYFAMGPGAYLIVIQKLYHESWKSKAKVLPSLLLYSAGMSVNNTVAVFDAVLGKKNEFLRTPKYGIIKNTDDWRDKAYNLPFTKTTLLEIFFGIYGLLGILISVFSNNPVFAPIIGIQTLGFFYIAYLSLSHSRFKRIKSSSNRVVTKAEKMANYGYKLAMIGIVGIIVFGAFMAFDGYGKDVYPLDLSRGYLSEISRATEPQAVMVNVLEIKDQLPKEGNPVWIFATAETDFGRMQSSLDSMFATAEKISSSPRDSSAYHTGMTNIKHSAIELRENIMNATPYMYVSVQNIIFSTMWIAAILGIFAVLKRKNQQLKAYDLANDV from the coding sequence ATGGGCGCTAATCCTTTCACTCAGTTAGTTTTTGATCTCTTCATCATTGCCGCCATTCTAATTACTGCTTACACAGCCAATTTCTATTATCTTGCATTTCTCTCATCAAAGCGAAAAGATGCGCTTGGTGTAATGGTATCTGATGAGCCCACAATTACAGTTCAACTTCCAATCTATAATGAAAAGTATGTTGCCGCTCGTTTAGTTAATGCAGTATGTGCAATGGATTATCCAAAAGAAAAAATGCGAATTATGGTCCTTGATGATTCTGATGACGATACCGTTGAACTCTTAGGAAATTTAGTTGAAGAGCGAAAAAAAGAAGGATTTCAAATAGAACACGTCAGACGAGGAACTAGGAGTGGCTACAAAGCAGGTGCTCTAAAACACGCGATGAAATCTACTGATACTGAACTAGTAGCAATATTTGATGCCGATTTTATTCCTCCAAGATGGTTCCTCAAAAAAGCAATACCTCACTTTGTAACTTCAAACATAGGATTAATTCAATGCCGTTGGGGACATGTAAATGAAAATTATTCTGCCATCACTCAAGCTCAAGCACTTAGTTTGGACTTTCACTTTTTAATAGAACAAAAGGCAAAGAGTAACTCTCATCTTTTTATGAATTTTAATGGAACGGCTGGAATCTGGAGAAGAGAATGTATTGAGGATGCTGGTGGGTGGCATACTGCCACACTTGTTGAAGATCTTGACTTGAGCTATAGAGCTCAAATGAAAGGATGGAAATGCCTCTTCTTACCTGATATTGTCGTTGATGCAGAGCTTCCAGTCCAGATGAATGCTGCAAAGAGGCAACAGTTTAGATGGGCAAAAGGTTCAATTCAATGTGCAATAAAATTACTTGGAGAAATTGCATTAAAAAGAAAGATTGCAATTGAAGCAAAAATCCAAGCCTTTATTCAATTAACTCGCCATATTGTTTTTCCACTAATGCTTGTACAGTTTCTATCCTTGCCTGTATTGCTTGCAGCAAACATGAATCTGTATGTTGTCAGCTTTCTTCCTGCATTAACAATTGCAGCATACTTTGCAATGGGTCCTGGCGCATATCTTATTGTAATTCAGAAACTCTATCATGAATCTTGGAAATCAAAAGCAAAGGTTCTACCTTCTTTACTTCTTTACAGCGCCGGAATGTCTGTGAATAATACAGTTGCGGTATTTGATGCAGTATTGGGTAAGAAGAACGAATTCTTACGAACTCCAAAATATGGTATCATAAAAAACACTGATGATTGGCGTGATAAAGCATACAATCTACCATTTACCAAAACCACTCTGCTTGAAATCTTCTTTGGCATATACGGCCTATTAGGAATCTTAATCTCGGTTTTTTCTAATAATCCTGTTTTTGCTCCAATAATAGGAATCCAAACATTGGGATTCTTCTATATTGCTTATCTGAGCCTCTCTCACTCAAGATTTAAAAGAATTAAATCAAGTTCCAATCGTGTAGTAACAAAGGCAGAGAAGATGGCAAATTACGGATACAAACTTGCAATGATAGGAATTGTTGGAATAATCGTGTTTGGTGCCTTTATGGCTTTTGATGGATACGGAAAGGACGTATATCCATTGGATCTTTCAAGAGGTTATCTTAGTGAGATAAGCCGAGCTACTGAACCCCAAGCAGTCATGGTAAATGTACTTGAAATAAAAGATCAACTTCCAAAAGAAGGAAACCCCGTCTGGATATTTGCAACTGCAGAAACTGACTTTGGACGAATGCAATCCTCCTTGGACAGCATGTTTGCAACTGCAGAAAAAATTTCTTCATCTCCTAGAGATAGTTCTGCATATCACACTGGTATGACAAACATCAAACACAGTGCAATTGAATTACGTGAAAATATCATGAATGCAACTCCTTACATGTACGTTAGTGTTCAAAATATTATCTTTAGTACAATGTGGATTGCAGCAATTTTAGGAATATTTGCCGTATTGAAAAGAAAGAACCAACAACTCAAGGCATACGATCTTGCTAATGATGTCTAG